A genomic stretch from Etheostoma cragini isolate CJK2018 chromosome 8, CSU_Ecrag_1.0, whole genome shotgun sequence includes:
- the dnaja gene encoding dnaJ homolog subfamily A member 4, producing the protein MVHETGFYDLLGVSPRASQEELKKAYRKLALKYHPDKNPNEGEKFKLISQAYEVLSNPEKRELYDQGGEQAIKEGGMSGGTSPMDMFNMFFGGGGRMQRERRGKNVVHQLSVTLEEMYKGSTRKLGLQKSVICEKCEGYGGKKGALEKCSTCKGRGVQVKVQQIGPGMIQQIQSMCADCQGQGEKFNAKDRCKNCNGRKVERKKKVLEVHIDKGMRDGQKITFNGEGDQEPGLEPGDVIIVLDQKEHPVFQRKDDDLIMKMNIKLAEALCGFKKTIQTLDDRMLIISSQPGEVIKHNDIKCVQNEGMPIYRDPYDRGQLIISFQVEFPEKHWLPEHLMFQLERLLPPREDVMITDDMEEVQLCEVDVQTQRSSSREAYEEDEEGPRSGVQCQTQ; encoded by the exons ATGGTTCACGAAACCGGCTTCTACGATCTGTTGGGTGTCAGCCCCAGAGCCTCACAGGAGGAACTTAAAAAAGCCTACAGAAAACTCGCATTGAAATATCATCCCGACAAGAACCCGAATGAAGGCGAGAAG TTCAAGCTTATATCTCAAGCATATGAAGTGCTGTCAAACCCAGAGAAGAGAGAGTTGTATGACCAAGGAGGAGAACAAGCGATTAAAGAGGGAGGCATGAGTGGAGGAACTTCCCCAATGGACATGTTCAACATGTTCTTTGGAGGTGGAGGAAGgatgcagagggagagaagag GGAAGAATGTTGTCCACCAGCTTAGTGTTACACTGGAGGAGATGTACAAAGGCAGCACCAGGAAGCTTGGACTTCAAAAGAGTGtaatttgtgaaaaatgtgaag GCTATGGTGGTAAGAAAGGTGCCTTGGAGAAGTGCTCAACTTGCAAAGGAAGAGGCGTACAAGTCAAGGTGCAACAGATTGGACCAGGCATGATTCAGCAGATCCAAAGCATGTGTGCTGACTGCCAGGGACAGGGCGAGAAATTTAACGCTAAAGACCGCTGCAAGAACTGCAATGGACGCAAAGTAGAACGCAAGAAGAAAGTTCTTGAAGTTCACATTGACAAAG gtATGAGAGATGGTCAGAAAATTACATTCAATGGAGAAGGTGACCAAGAACCTGGACTAGAGCCTGGAGATGTAATCATTGTTCTGGATCAGAAGGAGCACCCGGTGTTCCAAAGAAAAGACGATGATTTGATAATGAAGATGAACATCAAACTTGCTGAGGCTCTGTGTGGTTTTAAGAAGACCATTCAAACACTAGATGACAGAATGCTCATTATCAGCTCACAGCCAG GTGAAGTAATCAAGCACAATGACATCAAATGTGTTCAAAACGAGGGCATGCCAATTTACAGGGATCCTTATGACAGAGGACAGCTTATCATTAGTTTCCAG GTGGAATTTCCAGAGAAACACTGGCTTCCAGAGCATCTCATGTTCCAGCTGGAAAGACTGCTTCCTCCTAGGGAGGATGTGATGATTACAGATGACATGGAGGAGGTGCAGCTCTGTGAGGTGGATGTGCAGACACAGAGAAGCTCCAGCAGGGAAGCTTatgaggaagatgaggaaggTCCCAGAAGCGGAGTGCAATGTCAGACGCAGTGA
- the LOC117949691 gene encoding ras-related protein Rab-8B yields the protein MAKTYDYLFKLLLIGDSGVGKTCLLFRFSEDSFNTTFISTIGIDFKIRTIELDGKRVKLQIWDTAGQERFRTITTAYYRGAMGIMLVYDICNEKSFENIKNWIRNIEEHASSDVEKMILGNKCDMAERRQVSKDRGEKLAIDYGVKFLETSAKSSLNVEEAFYNMGRDILHNLSSKTTDNNAGGSGKPVKITEKKSKRIKLFKCSLL from the exons ATGGCGAAAACGTACGATTATCTATTTAAACTGTTGCTCATTGGAGACAGCGGAGTCGGCAAGACATGTCTGCTGTTTAGATTCAGCGAGGACTCCTTCAATACAACCTTCATATCTACAATAG GAATAGACTTCAAAATCAGAACAATCGAGCTTGATGGAAAGAGAGtcaaacttcaaatttg GGATACTGCAGGGCAGGAGAGGTTTCGCACCATCACTACAGCTTACTATAGAGGAGCAATG gGCATTATGTTGGTCTATGACATCTGCAATGAGAAGTcctttgaaaacataaaaaactggATTAGAAACATAGAAGAG CATGCCTCGTCTGATGTAGAGAAGATGATTCTGGGTAACAAATGTGACATGGCTGAAAGAAGACAAGTGTCCAAAGACAGAGGTGAAAAA CTGGCTATTGATTATGGAGTTAAGTTCTTGGAAACCAGTGCAAAGTCTAGTCTAAATGTAGAAGAg GCTTTTTATAACATGGGAAGGGACATATTACACAATCTGAGCTCAAAGACA ACTGACAACAATGCTGGAGGATCAGGAAAACCAGTCAAGATCACTGAGAAAAAGTCAAAGAGGATAAAATTGTTCAAGTGTTCGCTCCTCTAG
- the rps27l gene encoding 40S ribosomal protein S27-like isoform X2, which produces MCVRNILLRSNFGPRITLARDLLHPTIEHERRQHKKKRLVQSPNSYFMDVKCPGCYKITTVFSHAQTVVLCVGCSTVLCQSKGGKARLTEGCSFRRKQH; this is translated from the exons atgtgtgtgcgAAATATTCTGTTGCGGAGTAATTTCGGGCCGAGAATAACA CTGGCCAGAGACCTCCTCCACCCTACTATTGAACATGAGAGAAgacaacataaaaagaaaagacttgttCAGAGTCCTAACTCTTACTTTATGGACGTAAAGTGCCCAG GCTGCTACAAGATCACCACAGTGTTCAGCCATGCCCAGACGGTGGTACTTTGTGTGGGATGCTCAACTGTGTTGTGTCAGTCAAAAGGGGGAAAGGCCAGACTGACAGAGG gtTGCTCTTTCCGGAGGAAGCAGCACTAA
- the rps27l gene encoding 40S ribosomal protein S27-like isoform X1 has protein sequence MACHFLELQYCPAPVSVLSNQSHVKESQHSTLKMPLARDLLHPTIEHERRQHKKKRLVQSPNSYFMDVKCPGCYKITTVFSHAQTVVLCVGCSTVLCQSKGGKARLTEGCSFRRKQH, from the exons ATGGCATGTCACTTCTTGGAACTGCAGTACTGCCCAGCTCCTGTTTCTGTCCTGTCCAACCAGTCCCACGTGAAGGAAAGCCAGCATAGCACGTTGAAAATGCCT CTGGCCAGAGACCTCCTCCACCCTACTATTGAACATGAGAGAAgacaacataaaaagaaaagacttgttCAGAGTCCTAACTCTTACTTTATGGACGTAAAGTGCCCAG GCTGCTACAAGATCACCACAGTGTTCAGCCATGCCCAGACGGTGGTACTTTGTGTGGGATGCTCAACTGTGTTGTGTCAGTCAAAAGGGGGAAAGGCCAGACTGACAGAGG gtTGCTCTTTCCGGAGGAAGCAGCACTAA